Proteins encoded by one window of Mercenaria mercenaria strain notata chromosome 4, MADL_Memer_1, whole genome shotgun sequence:
- the LOC123552140 gene encoding small acidic protein-like — MSTSDESREKKNNEAKSEKEDVVPAKVHSANSWETADLGDEDRNKKFLRLMGAAKSEHQGRFIIGEKDMPAHKHSRDKKQTEEIEQELEDQYKHTFEHRITKWSHKGLGFDDEKKEVTTESSQSGDSKQDSENSSVSDSKSEDQSGKKRESSEPAKNPEVPPKKPKMMMNFVKASD; from the exons ATGAGTACCTCAGACGAATCGAGAGAAAAGAAGAACAACGAAGCAAAATCGGAAAAAGAAGATGTGGTGCCAGCAAAG GTACATTCAGCAAATAGCTGGGAGACTGCTGATCTTGGAGATGAAGACAGAAATAAGAAATTTTTACGTTTGATGGGTGCTGCCAAG tcGGAACACCAGGGAAGGTTTATCATAGGTGAGAAAGACATGCCTGCTCACAAACACTCCAGAGATA AGAAACAGACAGAAGAAATAGAACAAGAGTTGGAAGATCAGTATAAACACACATTTGAACATAGAATTACAAAGTGGTCACATAAAGGTTTAGGATTTGATGATGAAAAGAAAGAAGTGACAACAGAATCCAGCCAATCAGGAGATAGCAAACAAGACTCTGAGAACAGTTCTGTGTCTGATTCAAAATCTGAGGACCAATCAGGGAAGAAGAGAGAAAGTTCTGAGCCAGCAAAAAATCCTGAAGTTCCTCCAAAGAAACCAAAAATGATGATGAATTTTGTGAAAGCCAGTGATTGA